One Zeugodacus cucurbitae isolate PBARC_wt_2022May chromosome 3, idZeuCucr1.2, whole genome shotgun sequence genomic region harbors:
- the LOC105212078 gene encoding uncharacterized protein LOC105212078, with protein MTKFWAITLILAVSIAQLIGSSFAVPVQIEETVADTINTLYNDLPNSSPLDLNARHELLLEFEKHFAQLSREAIRVILADLKAAKSAQSVATQEKITALTDALAIIENVNLINEPLDEFELLIVTNIIGDLLAQSNIQLVSAVKEHRKLAFELEYFNFIFGEVFDDFVATLTPQERQLDAELVELHQQYKESDEDEKWLIWIKLWNYFKF; from the exons ATGACTAAATTCTGGGCTATAACTTTAATACTAGCTGTCAGCATAGCGcag TTGATCGGTTCCAGCTTTGCTGTTCCTGTGCAAATCGAGGAAACTGTAGCAGATACTATCAACACATTATATAATGATCTCCCCAACAGTAGTCCACTCGATTTAAACGCACGCCATGAATTGTTGTTGGAATTCGAAAAGCATTTTGCGCAATTATCACGTGAGGCAATTAGAGTGATTTTAGCTGATTTGAAAGCTGCTAAGTCAGCGCAAAGTGTCGCTACTCAAGAGAAAATCACTGCTTTGACGGATGCTTTGgcaataattgaaaatgtaaatttaatcaATGAACCGTTAGATGAATTTGAATTACTCATAGTAACAAATATAATCGGCGATTTACTCGCTCAATCAAATATACAGTTAGTGAGCGCTGTAAAGGAGCATAGAAAGCTGGCATTTGAGttggaatattttaatttcatatttggtGAGGTGTTTGATGATTTCGTGGCAACGCTGACGCCACAGGAGCGGCAGTTGGATGCTGAGTTGGTGGAGTTGCATCAGCAATACAAAGAGAGTGACGAGGATGAAAAGTGGCTGATTTGGATTAAAttgtggaattattttaaattttaa